The following coding sequences lie in one Megalodesulfovibrio gigas DSM 1382 = ATCC 19364 genomic window:
- a CDS encoding helix-turn-helix domain-containing protein → MGIATKEVRELAVKAYLSGKGTLETVSRMFECHTSTLKRWLREYKEENRLEPRRRGHMAAAFSPQEREQLVAFLEEHPDVTLEQVRERFAKTCSLVTVHNTIRALGFSYKKNRYARLSKSGRM, encoded by the coding sequence ATGGGCATAGCAACAAAAGAAGTTCGAGAATTGGCGGTAAAGGCATACTTATCAGGCAAAGGGACGCTGGAAACCGTGTCCAGGATGTTTGAATGTCACACGAGCACGCTCAAACGCTGGCTCCGAGAATATAAAGAGGAGAACAGGCTTGAGCCGCGCCGCAGAGGGCACATGGCCGCGGCCTTCTCTCCCCAGGAGCGAGAACAGCTTGTTGCGTTTCTGGAGGAACATCCAGACGTTACCCTTGAGCAAGTCCGCGAACGATTTGCAAAAACATGCTCGCTTGTCACCGTGCACAATACCATCCGAGCGCTCGGGTTCAGCTATAAAAAAAATCGCTACGCGCGGCTGAGCAAGAGCGGGAGGATGTAA
- a CDS encoding WbqC family protein — translation MQPYFFPYAGYFRLLAGVDCFVLLDCVQFNRRGRVHRTEVPAPAGGTQWLTLPLARQPRETCIRDLAFAADARSAFDARLHRHPWLAAGSGPASDRVRAFLGSPLLRVMDFIEAGVHLVADLLDLRPEIILASTLELPPDVRGQDRIIAIVKALQGTEYLNAPGGRSLYDSQAFEQAGLQLEFLPPYGGDFPLLLPALMSVDPREIQADIRRTMRAPMDIDLYEHNSSLNNVHCTPGRRAGCDDSARNH, via the coding sequence ATGCAGCCGTACTTTTTTCCCTATGCCGGCTACTTCCGCCTTCTGGCAGGCGTAGACTGTTTTGTGCTGCTCGACTGCGTCCAGTTCAATCGGCGTGGCCGGGTGCACCGCACTGAAGTCCCGGCCCCGGCCGGGGGAACGCAATGGCTTACCCTGCCCCTGGCTCGGCAGCCGCGCGAGACGTGCATCCGCGACCTAGCCTTTGCGGCCGATGCCCGATCGGCCTTTGATGCTCGCTTGCACCGGCATCCTTGGCTGGCCGCTGGTTCCGGGCCTGCCTCGGACCGCGTCCGGGCCTTCCTGGGCTCCCCCCTGCTGCGGGTAATGGATTTTATCGAAGCCGGTGTGCATCTTGTCGCGGATTTGCTGGATCTGCGACCCGAAATCATCCTGGCGTCGACGCTGGAGCTTCCGCCCGACGTCCGCGGCCAGGATCGGATCATCGCCATTGTCAAGGCGCTGCAGGGAACGGAATACCTCAACGCCCCCGGTGGCCGAAGCCTCTATGACTCCCAGGCCTTCGAACAAGCAGGGCTGCAGCTCGAATTCCTGCCACCGTATGGAGGGGATTTTCCATTGCTGTTGCCAGCACTTATGTCCGTGGATCCTCGGGAGATCCAGGCCGACATCCGCCGAACAATGCGGGCCCCCATGGACATTGATTTATACGAGCATAACAGCTCGCTAAATAACGTACATTGCACTCCAGGACGGCGCGCCGGATGCGATGATTCTGCCAGAAATCATTAA
- a CDS encoding DegT/DnrJ/EryC1/StrS family aminotransferase: MAMMNLDVFSQQLLRFYDTCLSEHGDTARGAGWPNETDRGRRFRIGCEIIAQFGGGDSVTVCDLGCGTGELYGHIVRNGLDNISYTGVDLSSAALQYATEKFPAANFLQLDVLQCSDELLQAINCDFIFANGLFTVKNSASHATMFRFMTATLERVWPKARRGIIFNVMSKVVDWEREDLFHVSYDELAEYLHRLAGRFIGFRADYGLYELMAYAVKPGAASRQAVCRPIPPQAAWIPVFRPALPTAERLAPFLAIIDQTRQYSNYGGLVGRFAKRLSETLGLGADGVRPAVSGTLALLGAILASAGRASPDRPLALCPAHTFVATANAAEMAGYQPYFVDVDVNSWLFEPAMARNHPALDRVGLVLAVAPYGQGVEQAAWAAFSRDTGIPVVIDGAATFERLAAFPGELVGQVPVALSLHATKTFSTGEGGAVVCADRGLLDRATAALNFGFNGERISSMPGTNGKMSEYHAAVGLAALEAWPETQAAFDKAAYTYRRQAEAAGCGDRVVTAPRIASCYTLYHARDAVEAAAVENALHAARIEYRHWYGPGLHLEPAFRSAPRDELPNTEQLGRCLIGLPMAPDLSTQEIFRIVAALDAGLRGISGHDEEGNNG; this comes from the coding sequence ATGGCTATGATGAACCTTGATGTCTTTTCACAACAGTTGCTGCGATTTTACGACACGTGCCTCTCGGAGCATGGGGACACTGCGCGCGGGGCTGGCTGGCCGAACGAGACGGACCGCGGACGCAGATTCCGTATCGGATGCGAAATCATTGCGCAATTTGGCGGAGGTGACTCTGTCACGGTCTGCGATCTTGGCTGCGGCACTGGTGAATTGTACGGCCACATCGTGCGGAACGGCCTCGACAACATTTCGTATACCGGCGTCGATCTGTCCTCTGCCGCATTGCAGTACGCCACCGAGAAGTTTCCGGCAGCCAATTTTTTGCAGCTCGATGTCCTGCAGTGTTCAGATGAGCTGCTGCAAGCAATCAATTGCGATTTCATCTTCGCCAATGGCCTCTTTACAGTCAAAAACAGTGCCAGCCACGCGACGATGTTCCGCTTCATGACCGCGACGCTCGAACGGGTATGGCCCAAGGCCCGCCGCGGCATCATCTTTAATGTGATGTCGAAGGTCGTCGACTGGGAGCGCGAGGATCTCTTCCATGTATCATATGATGAGCTTGCCGAATATCTTCACCGACTGGCCGGACGTTTCATTGGGTTCCGAGCCGATTATGGCCTCTATGAACTGATGGCCTACGCGGTGAAGCCGGGAGCGGCGTCGCGGCAGGCCGTCTGCCGGCCAATTCCCCCACAGGCTGCATGGATCCCTGTCTTTCGCCCGGCCCTGCCAACCGCCGAACGCCTCGCCCCATTTCTTGCGATAATCGACCAGACCCGGCAGTATTCCAACTACGGCGGCCTGGTCGGACGGTTCGCGAAGCGCCTCTCGGAAACGTTGGGCCTTGGGGCGGACGGGGTACGCCCCGCTGTCTCCGGCACCCTGGCTCTGCTTGGAGCGATTCTTGCCAGTGCCGGACGGGCGAGTCCGGACCGTCCGTTGGCGCTTTGTCCGGCCCATACCTTCGTCGCCACAGCCAATGCGGCCGAGATGGCCGGGTACCAGCCGTATTTTGTTGATGTGGACGTCAATTCCTGGCTCTTCGAGCCGGCCATGGCCCGAAATCATCCCGCGCTGGACAGGGTGGGCTTGGTTCTGGCGGTGGCTCCTTACGGGCAGGGCGTCGAACAGGCGGCATGGGCGGCATTCTCTCGCGACACGGGTATTCCCGTGGTCATCGATGGCGCCGCCACCTTTGAACGATTAGCCGCATTTCCAGGGGAGTTGGTCGGACAGGTTCCGGTCGCCCTCAGCCTGCATGCGACCAAGACCTTCAGCACAGGCGAGGGCGGAGCGGTGGTCTGTGCTGACCGGGGCCTCCTCGATCGTGCGACAGCAGCGCTGAACTTCGGTTTCAATGGCGAACGCATCAGCAGCATGCCAGGGACCAACGGCAAGATGAGCGAGTATCACGCCGCCGTCGGATTGGCAGCGTTGGAGGCTTGGCCCGAAACGCAAGCCGCCTTCGACAAGGCGGCGTACACGTATCGGCGTCAGGCTGAAGCGGCAGGGTGTGGAGACCGAGTCGTCACCGCCCCTCGCATCGCCTCCTGTTACACGCTCTATCATGCCCGGGATGCAGTCGAGGCGGCGGCCGTTGAGAACGCTTTGCACGCAGCACGCATAGAATACAGGCACTGGTATGGCCCCGGCCTGCACCTGGAACCTGCGTTCCGGAGCGCGCCCCGCGACGAGCTGCCCAATACGGAACAACTGGGCCGTTGCCTCATTGGTCTGCCCATGGCGCCCGATCTGTCGACGCAGGAGATTTTTCGAATCGTGGCCGCTCTTGATGCAGGGTTGCGGGGAATTTCAGGTCATGACGAGGAGGGCAACAATGGCTGA
- a CDS encoding acetyltransferase codes for MADVVLFGAGQIADVARVYMDTHGPDRIVGFTADAAYCTAETFAGRPLVPWEDLERHFPPDQVQLLGPLSFRRLNEFRRARYLEGKARGYAFTSFIHPACHNYAQSIGENCFILEENTLQPFVCIGNNVMLWSGNHIGHHTRIEDHCFLAGHVGVASNVVIEEGCLIAGCGGVNYGVRLGAWSFVGMGAIIRRDLPPESVTPPTPHPRIAPYSSRRIRRLF; via the coding sequence ATGGCTGACGTGGTGCTTTTTGGCGCAGGGCAGATCGCGGATGTCGCACGCGTCTATATGGACACTCATGGCCCGGATCGAATCGTCGGCTTTACCGCGGATGCGGCGTACTGCACAGCCGAGACCTTTGCCGGTCGGCCGCTGGTCCCCTGGGAGGACCTTGAGCGCCATTTCCCGCCGGATCAGGTGCAACTGCTTGGTCCCCTCAGCTTTCGCAGGCTCAACGAATTTCGCCGGGCGCGCTACCTGGAAGGCAAGGCTCGCGGTTACGCCTTCACCTCCTTCATTCACCCCGCTTGCCATAACTATGCGCAGTCCATTGGCGAGAATTGTTTTATCCTGGAGGAGAACACGTTGCAGCCCTTTGTGTGCATCGGCAATAATGTCATGCTTTGGAGCGGCAACCACATTGGCCACCATACGCGGATCGAGGACCACTGCTTTCTGGCCGGGCATGTCGGCGTGGCGAGCAATGTGGTCATTGAGGAGGGCTGCCTCATCGCAGGCTGTGGCGGTGTCAATTATGGCGTGCGGCTCGGAGCCTGGAGTTTTGTCGGTATGGGCGCCATCATCCGAAGAGACCTCCCCCCGGAGAGTGTGACGCCCCCTACGCCGCACCCCCGCATTGCGCCGTATTCCAGCCGGCGGATACGGAGGCTGTTCTGA
- a CDS encoding ATP-binding protein, protein MNMTGQTSQRVGGGGAATSAGILFQQRLGALIGCKLLAQRPLPAILELGDATPVWMRFETEASVDDMLIATSADGFVAIQAKTDVSLSSDPVSPLGKTIAQFVRLWLACLSGDGTRQWKRPLDPHLDRLVLAVGPTAPKTVVLTLANALRLASQPGGGALNKEQTKAFSQFSAVVESTWKSTTSAPLEHGFANTLAGLVRIFQFDPASLEQEAAAVFQAFDTPHTAHARALVAGLVALCGELMAQRGGVDFTTLRRDLFARGLTLPSPPNFKRDIERLRNHSAETAKMLERYETIEAADGQPVTIKRECEEAILAAALEGPFLIVGEPGAGKSGVLNALARELRARKHDVLELAVDRHSVETLEGLKNELELEHGLIETLDAWDGAGPGWLIIDALDAARGDKEEGVFRKLIERIMERKGRWRVIASIRTFDLRMGQQYRTLFKGAPPAADFQAQGFQTVRHVQVPSWSPTEFQKLLDQTPALQAALKHAPPALRDLAAVPFNTRLLCELIKDGLVTADFSHIASQTALLKLYWDHRVNALGAPAKACIHRMVHEMVEGRVLRAAFSTAAGSEPATVDALKRKGVLVSINGDRQIQFRHHVLFDYAVSREYLDPEQLVDGSLSFPKADARGLMLAPALAFVLHEIWDADQTRARFWTAAARILADGNGDPVIRGATGRICAEYPLSPSDVAILAQRAVKADDLAVQALVHLSGALAIRLEDHPETPLAPWVRLLRDLAANVSPVSEVMRFLLLCFLGKVSDEQERADLGIAARALLDHALTLDEPRNLVIAAINFVGGTYDTDPEVSRCLLERVFDPARLERFAPEEVPALCRRIKEIATHDPAFARQIYQHVFAYVVTDDRETMLGDSQILALRSNARQDYESACHALTEFVPTFLALHPKEAVDAILEATEAYVARENPRKSEWLDVSITLESRTVRLREDWSYIWASDPDQESRDDGEALVKTLLDYLRSSDATAARPVVECLVEKASLAIFWSRLFMVASERRDEVLDLVLPLAMQEAFLTLPDTWRDAVDAVAAGYDRLSESARRDFETGVPAFDFSRLQSPDGARESFERWLFGAIGRERLLTDHARSVVDEPKAADDVRNERLYTIHSIDGSPKPYDWILELDRDLPANQSLMAAIDTVEDQLELERDAREATPVPLQETLDVLERLASTIDRDAQHPDLVDHAEGQIARALDRLIERKETPRAEDPVSTTRLIDLFTLVATSQGPQTEEDTEANFERGASWGSPAPRVDAAKLALALSRGRPDLYSALALRIDALLQDPHPAVRLMAALYLPRISALDTEGFWRRLSARFDVETNLGVLDHVMPDVLCRFVPHAPDRVLQLALGLLGRFADAPDKQARMRKSLANSLTILWVTHERQAAHAVIDGWIAMPTEHLPELCNVLGTLRKALVLGLDGKANEDTEQNAIRHRSQALVHAVAQAADGGLADYFAIKKPDEAAQEQGRAMARLLDAVCHELYYASGASHTDQEAEPALGGAGLRLFFDEIADTLEIIGNHATPHTVYNLLNLLEFLRPFDAARAFDLTAHALLGGGRKTGYQFESLGADQFVKLIGIFLADHKQLFEEEGRRGLLINCLDMFMNAGWPAARRLLYCLPELLQ, encoded by the coding sequence GTGAACATGACGGGTCAAACGTCCCAGCGGGTCGGCGGTGGCGGCGCCGCGACGAGCGCTGGCATCCTGTTTCAACAACGCTTGGGCGCGCTCATCGGCTGCAAACTTTTGGCCCAGCGGCCATTACCCGCGATTCTCGAGCTGGGCGACGCCACACCCGTGTGGATGCGCTTTGAAACAGAAGCGTCGGTCGATGATATGCTGATTGCAACATCCGCAGACGGCTTTGTTGCAATACAGGCAAAGACCGACGTGTCGCTCTCATCAGATCCGGTAAGCCCCCTGGGCAAGACGATAGCCCAGTTTGTCCGGCTTTGGCTGGCTTGCCTGTCCGGCGATGGAACACGGCAATGGAAACGTCCACTGGATCCGCATCTTGATCGTCTGGTGCTGGCCGTTGGCCCAACTGCGCCTAAAACGGTGGTGCTCACGCTGGCGAATGCCCTTCGACTCGCCTCGCAGCCGGGCGGCGGGGCGCTGAATAAGGAGCAGACCAAAGCCTTTTCGCAGTTCTCTGCCGTTGTCGAAAGCACATGGAAAAGCACCACCTCCGCGCCGTTGGAGCACGGGTTCGCCAACACGCTGGCAGGCTTGGTTCGAATATTTCAGTTCGATCCTGCGAGTCTCGAACAGGAAGCTGCTGCCGTGTTCCAGGCCTTCGACACCCCCCACACAGCACATGCCCGGGCGTTGGTGGCTGGCCTTGTGGCGCTGTGCGGCGAGTTGATGGCGCAGCGCGGGGGAGTGGATTTTACCACGCTCCGCAGGGACCTTTTTGCGCGGGGTCTGACGCTGCCGTCACCGCCGAACTTCAAGCGCGATATCGAGCGGCTGCGCAACCATAGCGCTGAAACGGCCAAGATGCTGGAGCGCTACGAGACGATCGAGGCGGCGGACGGCCAGCCTGTCACAATCAAGCGAGAATGCGAGGAGGCGATCCTGGCCGCGGCGCTTGAGGGGCCGTTCCTCATCGTGGGCGAGCCGGGAGCCGGGAAAAGTGGCGTGCTGAACGCGCTTGCTCGCGAGCTGCGGGCTCGCAAGCATGACGTGCTTGAACTGGCGGTCGACAGGCATTCGGTCGAGACCCTCGAAGGCCTCAAGAATGAACTTGAGCTAGAGCATGGGCTGATTGAGACCCTCGACGCCTGGGACGGTGCAGGTCCGGGCTGGCTGATCATCGATGCGTTGGACGCAGCCCGCGGGGATAAAGAGGAAGGCGTCTTTCGCAAGCTCATTGAGCGCATCATGGAGCGGAAAGGACGCTGGCGTGTCATTGCCTCCATACGCACCTTTGACCTGCGGATGGGGCAACAGTACCGAACGTTGTTCAAGGGAGCCCCGCCTGCGGCAGATTTCCAGGCGCAGGGCTTTCAAACCGTTCGGCACGTGCAGGTGCCGTCCTGGTCTCCCACCGAGTTTCAGAAGCTGCTCGACCAGACACCGGCCCTCCAAGCCGCGCTCAAACATGCGCCCCCTGCACTGCGCGATCTTGCGGCAGTCCCGTTCAACACGCGTCTGCTGTGCGAGTTGATCAAGGACGGCCTGGTCACTGCCGACTTCTCGCACATTGCTTCGCAAACAGCATTGTTGAAGCTTTACTGGGATCACCGCGTCAATGCGCTCGGGGCTCCTGCAAAAGCCTGCATTCATCGCATGGTGCATGAAATGGTCGAGGGGCGAGTCCTTCGGGCGGCTTTTTCCACAGCGGCGGGATCTGAGCCGGCAACCGTTGATGCCCTGAAGCGCAAGGGAGTGCTGGTCTCGATTAACGGTGACCGCCAAATTCAATTCCGCCACCATGTTCTTTTCGATTATGCCGTGTCCCGAGAGTATCTGGATCCGGAACAGTTGGTAGATGGCTCGCTCAGCTTCCCCAAGGCTGACGCTCGCGGGCTGATGCTCGCTCCTGCGTTGGCATTCGTGCTGCACGAAATCTGGGATGCCGACCAAACCCGGGCGAGGTTCTGGACAGCGGCGGCTCGCATTCTGGCCGACGGGAACGGCGACCCGGTGATCCGTGGCGCGACCGGGCGGATCTGCGCCGAATATCCGCTGTCGCCGAGTGATGTAGCCATACTTGCGCAGCGTGCTGTCAAGGCAGATGATCTTGCGGTGCAGGCACTGGTGCACTTGAGCGGCGCACTGGCCATCCGGCTCGAAGACCATCCGGAAACGCCCCTTGCGCCATGGGTGCGATTGTTGCGCGATCTTGCCGCGAATGTGTCTCCGGTCTCCGAAGTCATGCGGTTCTTGCTGCTCTGCTTCCTCGGGAAGGTTTCCGACGAGCAGGAACGCGCAGATCTTGGGATCGCAGCCCGCGCGCTGCTTGACCATGCCTTGACCCTCGACGAACCCCGCAATCTGGTCATCGCGGCGATCAACTTTGTGGGCGGCACCTATGACACCGATCCGGAGGTCTCGCGCTGTCTGCTTGAACGCGTCTTTGATCCTGCCCGCCTTGAGCGCTTTGCCCCCGAGGAGGTGCCGGCGCTGTGCCGCAGGATAAAAGAAATTGCCACGCATGATCCTGCCTTTGCCCGGCAGATCTATCAGCACGTCTTCGCATACGTCGTCACAGATGATCGCGAAACCATGTTGGGGGACAGCCAGATCTTGGCCCTGCGCTCCAATGCCCGCCAGGATTATGAATCGGCCTGCCATGCGCTCACCGAATTTGTGCCCACGTTTCTTGCGCTCCATCCCAAGGAAGCGGTTGATGCGATTCTTGAGGCCACCGAAGCCTATGTCGCGCGCGAGAATCCCCGCAAATCCGAATGGCTGGATGTCAGCATCACGCTCGAATCACGAACGGTCCGGCTGCGCGAAGACTGGAGCTACATCTGGGCCAGCGACCCTGATCAGGAATCTCGTGATGATGGCGAGGCCCTCGTCAAGACGCTGCTCGACTATCTGCGAAGCAGCGACGCAACAGCAGCGCGGCCGGTTGTGGAATGCCTTGTCGAGAAAGCAAGCCTCGCCATCTTTTGGTCCCGCCTGTTCATGGTCGCAAGCGAACGGCGCGACGAAGTGCTGGATCTCGTGCTGCCCCTGGCGATGCAGGAGGCCTTCCTCACACTGCCCGACACGTGGAGGGATGCCGTGGACGCAGTGGCCGCCGGGTATGATCGGCTGAGTGAATCAGCGCGTCGAGACTTCGAGACAGGAGTGCCCGCATTTGACTTTTCCCGACTCCAGTCGCCGGATGGCGCTCGCGAGAGCTTCGAGCGCTGGCTGTTCGGTGCAATTGGGCGGGAACGGCTGCTGACCGACCACGCACGGTCCGTTGTGGATGAGCCAAAGGCCGCGGACGATGTGCGCAATGAACGACTGTATACCATCCACAGCATTGATGGTTCCCCAAAGCCCTATGATTGGATCCTTGAGCTCGACCGCGACCTGCCTGCCAACCAGTCGCTGATGGCGGCGATTGACACCGTCGAGGACCAACTCGAGCTTGAGCGGGATGCGAGAGAGGCAACGCCGGTCCCGCTCCAGGAAACCCTTGATGTGCTGGAACGGCTGGCCTCAACGATTGATCGCGACGCGCAGCATCCCGATCTTGTGGACCACGCCGAGGGCCAGATCGCTCGCGCCCTTGATCGCCTGATCGAGCGCAAGGAGACGCCAAGGGCCGAGGACCCCGTTTCGACCACGCGTTTAATCGATCTGTTCACGCTGGTGGCGACATCGCAAGGTCCTCAAACGGAAGAGGACACCGAGGCGAATTTTGAACGTGGCGCATCGTGGGGCTCGCCCGCGCCACGTGTCGACGCCGCCAAGCTCGCGCTTGCTCTCTCGCGAGGACGGCCCGACCTGTACTCTGCGCTCGCACTGCGAATCGATGCGTTACTTCAGGATCCGCACCCGGCGGTACGGCTCATGGCGGCGCTTTATCTACCGCGAATCAGTGCACTTGATACTGAAGGATTCTGGCGACGGCTGTCGGCACGTTTCGATGTGGAGACCAACCTGGGCGTGCTCGACCATGTTATGCCGGACGTGCTCTGCCGTTTTGTTCCTCATGCGCCGGATCGGGTGCTGCAGTTGGCGCTTGGGCTCCTGGGGCGCTTTGCGGATGCGCCCGATAAGCAAGCGCGAATGCGCAAGTCGCTCGCAAATTCGCTCACGATTCTCTGGGTGACCCATGAGCGGCAGGCCGCCCATGCGGTGATAGACGGCTGGATCGCGATGCCGACCGAGCATCTCCCCGAACTCTGTAACGTCCTCGGGACACTTCGCAAGGCGTTGGTGCTCGGCCTCGACGGCAAGGCGAATGAGGATACGGAGCAGAATGCGATTCGACATCGCTCCCAGGCGCTTGTGCATGCGGTGGCCCAGGCGGCGGACGGCGGCCTTGCTGACTATTTTGCAATCAAGAAGCCTGACGAGGCGGCGCAAGAGCAGGGGCGCGCCATGGCCAGGCTGCTTGATGCGGTCTGTCACGAACTCTACTATGCCTCGGGAGCCAGCCATACTGACCAGGAGGCCGAGCCTGCCCTCGGAGGCGCGGGGCTCCGCCTGTTCTTCGACGAAATTGCGGATACACTGGAGATCATTGGCAATCATGCCACGCCGCACACAGTCTATAATCTGCTCAACCTGCTGGAATTCCTGCGGCCGTTCGATGCCGCACGTGCGTTCGACCTCACAGCACACGCCCTGCTCGGCGGTGGGCGCAAGACGGGCTATCAGTTCGAATCCCTCGGCGCGGACCAGTTTGTCAAACTCATTGGCATATTCCTCGCCGATCATAAGCAACTCTTCGAGGAGGAAGGCCGGCGTGGCTTGTTGATCAACTGTCTCGACATGTTCATGAACGCTGGCTGGCCCGCTGCGCGCCGCCTGCTCTATTGTCTGCCGGAATTGCTGCAATGA
- a CDS encoding glycoside hydrolase family protein yields MSCHVATVWRRMRRIIGPAEYLPWNKSRVGLPVCLPCDEHCWRIWFSACNEQGQSDALCVDVDPSDAMNILAFRQCPGLERGGDGAFDSAGLMPGCVLAVDGCILLWYSGMRLRQDVPYELAIGLAISEDGGVSFRKVSEAPVLTAGPDDAGLAHSPMVVHHPDGFEMWYAGGTEWTSFEGRVNPQYSLRCAHSPDGIHWTPAGPVFALAEQGIGAAGRPWFVASERPRLFFDVRGANRFREPTSGEAYRLHHAPLHGKTIRPAEIEPVVFTPVPTADDWDGWMQAYCCIVPFRDSHIMFYTGNGFGRAGFGYAVAEPVSGAEQIPDRGRS; encoded by the coding sequence ATGTCCTGCCATGTGGCCACGGTCTGGCGGCGGATGCGCCGCATCATCGGCCCGGCAGAGTATCTCCCATGGAACAAGAGCCGTGTCGGACTCCCAGTCTGCCTGCCGTGCGACGAGCACTGCTGGCGTATCTGGTTTTCCGCATGCAACGAGCAGGGACAAAGCGATGCCTTGTGCGTGGACGTCGATCCATCGGATGCCATGAATATCCTGGCGTTTCGCCAGTGCCCCGGACTTGAACGCGGCGGGGACGGAGCGTTCGACAGCGCCGGCTTGATGCCGGGGTGCGTCCTCGCGGTCGATGGCTGCATCCTGTTGTGGTATTCCGGCATGCGTCTGCGCCAGGATGTGCCGTATGAACTAGCCATCGGGCTGGCTATCAGCGAGGATGGTGGCGTCAGTTTCCGCAAGGTGAGCGAGGCCCCTGTATTGACTGCCGGACCAGACGATGCCGGTCTCGCCCACAGCCCCATGGTCGTCCACCACCCTGACGGCTTCGAAATGTGGTATGCCGGCGGTACTGAATGGACATCGTTCGAGGGCCGTGTCAATCCACAGTATTCCCTGCGTTGCGCCCATTCTCCTGATGGCATTCACTGGACGCCAGCCGGTCCGGTTTTTGCCCTTGCGGAACAGGGAATTGGCGCTGCCGGGCGGCCATGGTTCGTCGCCTCGGAGCGGCCAAGGCTGTTTTTCGATGTCCGTGGGGCGAATCGCTTTCGCGAGCCAACCTCTGGGGAAGCCTATCGTCTGCATCATGCGCCACTGCACGGCAAGACGATACGACCAGCTGAGATAGAGCCGGTGGTGTTCACCCCGGTACCGACAGCCGATGATTGGGACGGCTGGATGCAGGCCTATTGCTGCATCGTCCCATTCCGGGATTCGCACATCATGTTCTACACCGGCAATGGCTTTGGTCGTGCCGGCTTTGGCTATGCAGTGGCCGAGCCGGTCTCCGGTGCTGAACAGATCCCAGACCGTGGACGATCGTGA